One Jannaschia sp. GRR-S6-38 genomic window carries:
- a CDS encoding sensor histidine kinase, which produces MRQLTFGGRSLTLRVLALLSLALLPLGSIAVWQSNRVAEQVAGERRLALLLITERAANPLQAVAQRGFGAARALGASLLLGNEDVGRCEARIERMLRQAQSYLFVLVTDAEGKVVCAAARDDAAGPLPEALELPRGASFPSILNAKTENVPEPVVIISEPVRDDGGTVVGAISLGVPKRSLAAPAGELPTEDPLALLTFNARGEVLTSSTPPDAIRAALPRDVSLAALSDGPAQVFAGPDGDGITRAFAVVPLVPGVAYAMTTWPQYALVATGLQRLLATSLLPIMMWLATLFVAFVALDRLIIRHIRGLSRQMRTFARTRRLIGKPVLAKAGADLARIETDFREMAHAILQDEARLENNLHEKNVLLKEVHHRVKNNLQLITSIMNMQMRKSSSEETRTTLRRLQERVLTLASVHRTLYRSSDMNRIDAGVLVCELANQLVAMSDRAATLRLECEAESIQLFPDQAVPLSMLCSEAVTNAARFAGVDATGVGRIRLELTRTSEEEGCLTVVSTLGSERTASPSQGLGAQLIRAFESQLSGSLDMGVEGDSYRVRIIFPIRSFEAETRDY; this is translated from the coding sequence ATGCGACAGCTGACGTTCGGCGGTCGCAGCCTGACGCTCCGGGTTCTTGCGCTTCTGTCGCTCGCGCTGTTGCCGCTGGGGTCGATTGCCGTTTGGCAATCGAACCGCGTGGCCGAGCAGGTCGCGGGCGAGCGTCGCCTCGCCCTTCTGCTGATCACCGAACGCGCCGCCAATCCCTTGCAGGCGGTGGCCCAGCGCGGGTTCGGCGCCGCACGCGCCCTCGGCGCCTCCCTTCTGCTCGGCAACGAGGACGTGGGACGTTGCGAGGCGCGGATCGAGCGCATGCTCCGGCAGGCGCAAAGCTATCTTTTCGTTCTCGTGACCGATGCCGAGGGCAAGGTTGTCTGCGCCGCCGCGCGCGACGATGCCGCGGGGCCCTTGCCCGAAGCGCTGGAGCTGCCGCGCGGCGCGTCGTTTCCTTCCATCCTCAATGCCAAGACCGAGAACGTGCCCGAACCGGTGGTCATCATCTCCGAGCCGGTTCGCGACGACGGCGGCACGGTGGTCGGCGCGATCTCCCTCGGGGTGCCGAAACGTAGCCTTGCCGCCCCGGCCGGCGAACTGCCGACCGAGGATCCGCTGGCGCTTCTGACCTTCAACGCGCGCGGCGAGGTGCTGACCAGCTCGACCCCGCCGGACGCCATCCGCGCCGCCCTGCCGCGCGACGTCTCGCTCGCGGCGCTGTCCGACGGGCCGGCGCAGGTCTTCGCCGGGCCCGACGGGGATGGCATCACGCGCGCCTTCGCCGTCGTGCCGCTGGTCCCCGGCGTGGCCTACGCGATGACGACCTGGCCGCAGTATGCGCTGGTGGCGACGGGGCTGCAGCGGCTTCTGGCGACCTCGCTTTTGCCCATAATGATGTGGCTGGCCACGCTCTTCGTGGCCTTTGTCGCGCTGGACCGGCTGATCATCCGCCACATCCGCGGCCTGTCGCGCCAGATGCGGACCTTCGCGCGCACGCGCCGCCTGATCGGCAAGCCGGTTCTGGCCAAGGCGGGCGCCGATCTAGCCCGGATCGAGACCGATTTCCGCGAGATGGCCCATGCCATCCTGCAGGACGAGGCGCGGCTGGAGAACAACCTCCATGAGAAGAACGTCCTGCTGAAGGAAGTGCACCACCGGGTGAAGAACAACCTGCAGCTGATCACCTCGATCATGAACATGCAGATGCGCAAGAGCAGCTCGGAGGAGACGCGCACGACGCTGCGCCGCCTGCAGGAGCGGGTGCTGACGTTGGCCTCGGTGCATCGCACGCTCTACCGCTCCTCGGACATGAACCGCATCGACGCGGGCGTCCTCGTCTGCGAACTGGCCAACCAGCTCGTCGCGATGTCCGATCGCGCCGCCACGTTGCGGCTGGAATGCGAGGCCGAGAGCATCCAGCTTTTCCCCGACCAGGCCGTGCCCCTCAGCATGCTGTGCAGCGAGGCGGTGACCAACGCCGCGCGCTTCGCCGGGGTCGATGCCACCGGCGTCGGGCGCATTCGGCTGGAGCTGACGCGCACCTCCGAGGAGGAAGGCTGCCTGACCGTCGTCTCGACGCTCGGGTCCGAGCGCACGGCGAGCCCGTCGCAGGGCCTCGGCGCGCAGCTCATCCGCGCCTTCGAGAGCCAGCTCTCCGGCTCGCTCGACATGGGCGTGGAGGGCGACAGCTACCGCGTCCGCATCATCTTCCCGATCCGGTCCTTCGAGGCCGAGACGCGGGACTATTGA
- a CDS encoding NepR family anti-sigma factor: MVQNDDHGKDDAKADLIDQNLRRVYDSVLSEDVPDRFAKLLAQLQAGEVPSSDTDDEHGPEGNDE; this comes from the coding sequence ATGGTTCAGAACGACGATCACGGCAAGGATGACGCGAAGGCTGATCTGATCGATCAGAACCTTCGTCGCGTATACGATTCCGTCCTGTCCGAAGACGTTCCTGACCGTTTCGCGAAGTTGCTTGCCCAGTTGCAGGCCGGCGAAGTGCCTTCCAGCGATACCGATGATGAGCACGGCCCGGAAGGGAACGACGAATGA
- a CDS encoding Crp/Fnr family transcriptional regulator, with protein MSDQEVQSTQRFKVGEMTVEPGTPILTEGAHSAQLFTVLEGMGLRMKLLENGSRQVTSFVFPGDLIGLQAAVMGEMSHTVEARTHMTLCVFDRAMLWDFFKNAPSRSYDLIWIGASEEHFLGEALATVGQRNAEQAVAWALVRLWGRASGLHLVGENGMQLPYRQQDLADSLGLSLVHTNKTLAKFRERQLAVWRDGMLQINDLETLARIGLTEPDGERRRPLL; from the coding sequence ATGTCCGACCAGGAAGTGCAGAGCACGCAACGGTTCAAGGTCGGCGAGATGACCGTCGAGCCGGGCACGCCGATCCTGACCGAGGGCGCACATTCCGCGCAGCTCTTCACGGTGCTGGAAGGCATGGGCCTGCGGATGAAGCTTCTGGAGAATGGCAGCCGGCAGGTGACGAGCTTCGTCTTTCCCGGCGACCTGATCGGCCTGCAGGCCGCTGTCATGGGCGAGATGAGCCACACCGTCGAGGCGCGGACGCATATGACGCTCTGCGTGTTCGATCGCGCGATGCTGTGGGATTTCTTCAAGAACGCGCCGTCGCGCAGCTACGACCTGATCTGGATCGGCGCCTCGGAGGAGCATTTCCTAGGCGAGGCGCTGGCCACGGTGGGTCAGCGCAACGCCGAGCAGGCCGTCGCCTGGGCGCTGGTGAGACTCTGGGGCCGGGCCTCGGGGCTGCACCTGGTCGGCGAGAACGGGATGCAGTTGCCCTATCGCCAGCAGGACCTGGCCGACAGTCTGGGCCTGTCGCTGGTGCATACGAACAAGACGCTGGCCAAGTTCCGGGAACGTCAGCTCGCCGTCTGGCGCGACGGCATGCTGCAGATCAACGACCTGGAGACCCTCGCGCGGATCGGCCTGACGGAACCGGACGGCGAGAGGCGCCGCCCGCTTCTCTGA
- a CDS encoding formate/nitrite transporter family protein yields the protein MTLRESIGLRPRTRQEEDAEEEREQEAIEDAGKLAPKLLYEVIRRDGEEELTRPLRSLVYSGIAAGLMISLSVLGEAIFRTYLPESPYSYLIENLGYSLGFIVVIMGRMQLFTENTITTVLPVIAEPGLRIFGGMIRLWILVLASNVVGAFAVSALFALTDAIPGDIRPALDSLSAHATGFAPDVAFFRAIPAGVIVAALVWMLPQRQNGAFAIIMVFTWLIAAGDFTHVVAGSVEWGWMFWTDQLGFWEGLRTFFIPVLAGNIVGGTVIFTLLTHGQVKDELHRRPLR from the coding sequence ATGACTTTGCGCGAGAGCATCGGGCTGCGTCCCCGGACCCGGCAGGAGGAGGACGCGGAGGAAGAACGCGAGCAGGAGGCCATCGAGGATGCCGGTAAGCTCGCGCCGAAGCTCCTCTACGAAGTTATCCGCCGCGACGGCGAGGAGGAGCTCACCCGTCCGCTGCGCAGCCTCGTCTATTCCGGCATCGCCGCCGGCCTGATGATCTCGCTCTCGGTCCTCGGCGAAGCGATCTTCCGCACCTACCTGCCCGAGAGCCCGTATTCCTACCTGATCGAGAATCTCGGCTACTCGCTGGGCTTCATCGTCGTGATCATGGGCCGGATGCAGCTTTTCACCGAGAACACGATCACCACCGTGCTTCCGGTGATCGCCGAGCCGGGCTTGCGGATCTTCGGCGGCATGATTCGGCTGTGGATCCTCGTGCTGGCCTCCAATGTCGTGGGCGCCTTCGCGGTCTCGGCGCTCTTTGCGTTGACCGACGCGATCCCGGGCGACATCCGCCCCGCCCTCGACAGTCTGTCGGCTCACGCGACGGGGTTTGCGCCCGACGTGGCCTTCTTCCGCGCCATCCCAGCGGGCGTGATCGTCGCGGCGCTCGTCTGGATGCTGCCGCAGCGCCAGAACGGCGCCTTCGCCATCATCATGGTCTTCACCTGGCTCATCGCGGCCGGCGACTTCACCCATGTCGTCGCCGGGTCGGTCGAATGGGGCTGGATGTTCTGGACCGATCAGCTGGGCTTCTGGGAAGGGCTGCGGACCTTCTTCATCCCCGTTCTCGCCGGCAACATCGTGGGCGGCACCGTCATCTTCACGCTGCTGACGCATGGCCAGGTCAAGGACGAGCTGCACCGCCGCCCGCTGCGCTGA
- a CDS encoding RNA polymerase sigma factor, protein MSHPDPRDELVEHLPAMRAFAVSLTRNAALADDMVQDSLVKAWSNLDKFQAGTNMRAWLFTILRNTYYSNRRKAKREVPDTDGAITASLSRKPDHDGRLNMMDFEVAFAKLPEEQREALVLVGASGFAYEEAAATCGVAVGTIKSRVNRGRAKLVELMQMSDDEAFELTDSATMAVVASAHNGNM, encoded by the coding sequence ATGAGCCATCCCGATCCCCGGGACGAGTTGGTCGAGCACCTTCCCGCCATGCGCGCCTTCGCCGTCTCCTTGACGCGGAACGCGGCGCTGGCCGACGACATGGTGCAGGACAGCCTGGTCAAGGCCTGGTCCAATCTCGACAAGTTCCAGGCCGGCACGAACATGCGCGCCTGGCTCTTCACGATCCTGCGCAATACCTATTACTCGAACCGCCGCAAGGCCAAGCGCGAGGTGCCGGACACCGACGGCGCGATCACGGCCAGCCTGTCGCGCAAGCCCGATCATGACGGGCGCCTCAACATGATGGATTTCGAGGTGGCCTTCGCCAAGCTTCCCGAGGAGCAGCGCGAGGCGCTGGTGCTCGTCGGGGCGTCGGGGTTCGCCTATGAAGAGGCGGCGGCGACCTGCGGGGTCGCGGTCGGCACGATCAAGAGTCGGGTCAATCGCGGCCGCGCCAAGTTGGTCGAATTGATGCAGATGTCCGATGACGAGGCCTTCGAACTGACGGACTCGGCCACGATGGCTGTGGTGGCTTCGGCGCATAACGGCAACATGTAA
- a CDS encoding response regulator — protein MDATTEISKALPYLRRYARAMTGAQTSGDNYAAATLEAILSDRSALEGTSSVKVALFKTFHGIWSSSGATVEAEEDGPRRRAQDHLSRLTPNTREALLLHTVEEFSFAEVGEIMQIPETEAEELVGIARQEMADAVAGKVMIIEDESIIAMDIEALVTEMGHRVTGIARTHREAVELARAEMPDLILADIQLADNSSGIEAVNEVMTDLGRCPVIFITAFPERLLSGERKEPAFMIAKPYTQEQVRSAVSQAMFFSSTETLTT, from the coding sequence ATGGACGCGACCACCGAGATCAGCAAGGCCCTGCCTTACCTTCGCCGCTACGCGCGGGCCATGACCGGCGCGCAGACGAGCGGGGACAATTACGCCGCCGCCACGTTGGAGGCGATCCTGTCCGACCGCTCGGCGCTCGAGGGGACGAGTTCGGTGAAGGTCGCGCTCTTCAAGACGTTTCACGGGATCTGGTCGAGCTCTGGCGCGACCGTCGAAGCCGAGGAAGACGGCCCGCGCCGCCGCGCGCAGGACCACCTATCCCGCCTGACGCCGAACACCCGCGAGGCGCTTCTGCTGCACACCGTCGAGGAGTTCAGCTTCGCGGAGGTCGGCGAGATCATGCAGATCCCCGAAACCGAAGCCGAAGAGCTCGTCGGGATCGCGCGCCAGGAGATGGCGGATGCGGTGGCCGGCAAGGTCATGATCATCGAGGACGAGTCGATCATCGCGATGGATATCGAGGCGCTGGTCACGGAGATGGGTCACCGGGTCACCGGCATCGCCCGCACCCATCGCGAGGCGGTCGAGCTGGCGCGCGCCGAGATGCCGGACCTGATCCTGGCCGACATCCAGCTCGCCGACAATTCCAGCGGCATCGAGGCCGTCAACGAGGTGATGACCGATCTGGGCCGTTGCCCGGTCATCTTCATCACCGCCTTCCCCGAGCGCCTGCTGTCGGGCGAGCGCAAGGAGCCGGCCTTCATGATCGCCAAGCCCTATACGCAGGAGCAGGTCCGCTCGGCCGTCAGCCAGGCGATGTTCTTTTCCTCGACCGAGACCCTGACGACCTGA
- a CDS encoding hypervirulence associated TUDOR domain-containing protein encodes MSRINVGDKVKWDWGNGTGEGEAKERFEEKVTRTIDGNEVTRDASHDDPAFLIEQEDGRRVLKSQSELKQA; translated from the coding sequence ATGTCGAGGATCAATGTCGGCGACAAGGTGAAGTGGGACTGGGGCAACGGCACCGGCGAGGGCGAGGCCAAGGAACGCTTCGAGGAGAAGGTGACGCGCACGATCGACGGCAACGAGGTCACGCGCGATGCCAGCCATGACGACCCCGCCTTCCTGATCGAGCAGGAGGATGGCAGACGCGTCCTGAAGAGCCAGAGCGAGCTGAAACAGGCCTGA